The Methanolacinia petrolearia DSM 11571 genome has a segment encoding these proteins:
- a CDS encoding ABC transporter permease, which yields MSDIRHSRLKRFSIGVGVFVTAFILVVLLLIVSYPGPEALVSSIFSDEMMFAIYLSIVTSVTSTGLCILFAVPVSYALARYEFPFKNLINTSIDLPIALPPLVAGVGLLLLFGQTALGKGLAAAGIEFIFTPLGIIVAQFFVNLPFMVRILRSTFQSVSPRYEYVARTLGCSELQAFIKVTLPMAKNGFFAGTVITWSRAIGEFGAALMVAGATRMKTESLPVAVFLNMSTGDLNMATAAATILIIIAIISLYVFERYGGTTQI from the coding sequence GTGAGTGATATCAGGCATTCCAGGCTCAAAAGGTTTTCAATAGGTGTCGGGGTATTCGTTACGGCTTTCATACTGGTCGTGCTCCTGCTGATTGTTTCATATCCAGGGCCGGAGGCGTTAGTCTCATCGATATTTTCGGACGAGATGATGTTTGCGATCTACCTGTCGATCGTAACGTCAGTGACTTCGACCGGGCTCTGCATACTTTTTGCCGTTCCGGTTTCTTATGCACTCGCAAGATATGAATTCCCCTTCAAGAATCTGATCAACACGTCAATCGATCTCCCGATCGCACTTCCTCCCCTTGTGGCAGGTGTGGGCCTTCTTCTTCTCTTCGGGCAGACAGCTCTTGGGAAAGGTCTTGCAGCGGCGGGAATAGAATTCATATTCACTCCTCTTGGGATAATCGTGGCGCAGTTCTTTGTAAATCTTCCGTTCATGGTGCGAATCCTGAGATCTACGTTCCAGTCGGTAAGCCCTAGGTACGAATATGTCGCGAGAACTCTCGGGTGCAGTGAGCTTCAGGCATTTATAAAGGTCACACTTCCGATGGCAAAGAACGGGTTTTTTGCAGGAACCGTGATTACCTGGTCGAGGGCTATAGGAGAATTCGGGGCGGCTTTAATGGTCGCAGGGGCAACGAGAATGAAAACCGAATCGCTTCCTGTTGCGGTGTTTTTGAACATGTCAACAGGTGATCTCAATATGGCAACGGCTGCCGCGACCATTCTGATAATTATTGCAATCATCTCATTGTACGTGTTTGAAAGATACGGGGGAACCACTCAGATCTAA